From Medicago truncatula cultivar Jemalong A17 chromosome 7, MtrunA17r5.0-ANR, whole genome shotgun sequence, a single genomic window includes:
- the LOC11436499 gene encoding cysteine-rich repeat secretory protein 55, with protein sequence MYLLYKIVFLLILSTSSAKSEDPLGEFCNKNTNISTGGKLSTNIDKLLSQLALQTPSTFFVATTYGNSKEKVYGLAQCRGDINTQDCSNCIQDATKQIRQRCPNQADARIWYDYCFIRYSNKSFIGEVDTSFGIFYFNVENVTDSEVFNKKLGNLMDQIRGEAVMVKNKGLGKGKTVLSPFVTLYGLVQCTRDLDEISCAQCLAIAVNNFQTFCSNRKGCRVLYSSCYVRYELYPFFFPLDSTKTRPSKIGKVIVYP encoded by the coding sequence ATGTATCTATTATAcaaaattgttttcttattaATTCTAAGCACTTCAAGTGCAAAATCAGAAGACCCTTTAGGGGAATTTTGcaataaaaacacaaacattAGCACTGGAGGAAAATTATCAACTAATATTGATAAACTATTGTCTCAATTAGCCCTTCAAACTCCTTCAACTTTCTTTGTTGCTACAACATATGGTAATAGCAAAGAAAAAGTTTATGGCTTAGCTCAATGTAGAGGAGATATTAATACACAAGATTGCTCCAATTGTATTCAAGATGCGACAAAACAAATCCGACAACGTTGTCCGAACCAAGCCGACGCAAGAATTTGGTATGATTATTGTTTTATAAGGTATAGTAACAAGAGTTTCATTGGTGAAGTTGATACATCTTTtggtatattttatttcaatgttGAAAATGTAACTGATTCTGAAGTTTTTAACAAGAAACTTGGAAATTTAATGGATCAAATAAGAGGAGAAGCTGTTATGGTTAAAAATAAAGGGCTTGGAAAGGGAAAAACTGTGTTGTCACCATTTGTGACACTTTATGGATTGGTTCAATGTACTAGGGACCTTGATGAGATTTCTTGTGCTCAATGTTTGGCTATTGCAGTgaacaattttcaaactttttgtAGCAATCGTAAAGGTTGTAGAGTGTTGTATAGTTCTTGTTATGTTAGATATGAACTATACCCTTTTTTCTTCCCTCTTGATTCAACCAAAACAAGACCTTCTAAAATAGGAAAGGTTATTGTTTATCCTTAA